One window of Methylococcus sp. EFPC2 genomic DNA carries:
- a CDS encoding exosortase C-terminal domain/associated protein EpsI — protein sequence MFYKLTASQVMLFISLLGIVGLIFRGGIFYLVDQWLSYEEYSHGVLIPIISLFLIWQRKNELIAMRFTSSWFGIPVIFGGLLLFFLGELAALYIIVQYAFLIVLFGITLFTFGKAVFNCVWLPISILFFSIPLPNFIYNNLSSKLQLLSSKLGVVFIRLFDISVYLEGNVIDLGSMQLQVVEACSGLRYLFPLMSLAFICAYFFKVAMWKRVLVFLSSIPVTVIMNSLRIGIIGVTVEYWGKDMAEGFLHDFEGWFIFMVCTGVLIAEMWVLAQIGGQKRPLMDVFGLTFPEPLPEGTQFRDRELPKQYWAVLGLLIVALVGSFSLERREEIVSSRSVFAEFPLKLDDWHGRRGSLEQQYIDQLKFEDYILADYVYAPEKSPHPGPLPEGEGINKGVLPVGEGIKAGSIVNFYSAYYASQRKGESIHSPRSCIPGGGWEIGSHEVVPLDGLDWAGQPFKVNRLLIQKGEDRQLVYYWFQQRGRLLTNEYVIKWYLFWDALTMNRTDGALVRLTTYAPKGEDLAAADRRLISFLKASSPELDKYIPR from the coding sequence GTGTTTTATAAGTTGACAGCATCCCAAGTGATGTTATTTATATCGTTGTTAGGTATTGTTGGGCTTATTTTTCGGGGTGGCATTTTTTATCTTGTGGATCAGTGGCTTAGTTATGAAGAATATAGTCATGGCGTTTTGATTCCAATTATATCGCTCTTTTTGATTTGGCAACGCAAGAATGAGTTGATTGCGATGCGCTTTACATCATCTTGGTTCGGGATACCCGTTATATTCGGTGGGTTGCTGTTGTTTTTTTTAGGGGAGCTTGCCGCGCTGTATATAATTGTCCAATATGCCTTTCTGATTGTTTTGTTTGGTATAACTCTCTTTACGTTTGGTAAGGCTGTATTTAATTGCGTTTGGTTGCCAATATCGATTCTTTTTTTCTCCATTCCGCTCCCTAATTTTATTTACAATAATTTATCTTCTAAATTACAGCTTTTATCGTCCAAGTTGGGCGTTGTTTTTATTCGTTTGTTTGATATTAGTGTTTATCTTGAAGGTAATGTTATTGATTTGGGCTCGATGCAATTGCAGGTAGTCGAAGCTTGTAGTGGTCTTCGTTACTTGTTTCCGTTAATGAGCTTGGCTTTTATATGCGCGTATTTTTTTAAAGTTGCAATGTGGAAGCGCGTGCTGGTTTTTCTGTCTAGTATACCCGTCACGGTGATAATGAATAGCCTTCGTATCGGCATAATAGGAGTCACCGTGGAGTATTGGGGCAAGGATATGGCCGAAGGGTTTCTGCATGACTTTGAAGGCTGGTTCATTTTCATGGTGTGCACAGGCGTATTGATCGCCGAAATGTGGGTCTTGGCGCAGATAGGCGGTCAAAAAAGGCCTTTGATGGATGTGTTCGGGCTGACGTTTCCAGAGCCTTTGCCGGAGGGAACACAGTTTCGCGATCGCGAATTGCCAAAACAATATTGGGCCGTACTGGGTTTGCTGATTGTCGCTTTGGTCGGCTCGTTTTCGCTTGAGCGGCGTGAGGAAATCGTTTCTTCGCGTTCGGTTTTCGCCGAATTTCCCTTGAAACTGGATGATTGGCACGGCCGGCGTGGGAGCCTGGAGCAGCAATATATCGATCAGCTGAAGTTCGAGGACTATATTCTGGCGGATTATGTTTATGCGCCGGAGAAGAGCCCTCACCCCGGCCCTCTCCCAGAGGGAGAGGGGATAAATAAAGGCGTTCTCCCTGTGGGGGAAGGGATCAAGGCAGGGTCTATCGTCAATTTTTACTCGGCTTATTACGCCTCGCAGCGCAAGGGCGAATCCATACATTCGCCACGTTCGTGCATCCCCGGCGGCGGTTGGGAGATCGGTTCTCATGAGGTTGTGCCTTTGGATGGGCTGGACTGGGCAGGACAGCCATTCAAGGTGAATCGTCTGCTCATACAGAAGGGTGAGGATAGGCAGTTGGTGTATTACTGGTTCCAGCAACGCGGCCGTCTGTTGACCAATGAATACGTCATCAAGTGGTATTTGTTCTGGGATGCGTTGACCATGAATCGGACCGATGGCGCCCTGGTCAGGCTGACGACCTATGCGCCGAAAGGGGAAGATTTGGCCGCAGCGGACCGACGTTTGATATCGTTCTTGAAAGCCTCTTCGCCGGAATTGGATAAGTACATCCCCCGTTAA
- a CDS encoding YdcF family protein, whose amino-acid sequence MRKFIICGLPMSIIITQIVSVGFLSLYGEFFFSGPAGIPRKSELIVVLGGNMMFDRLKRGAELYREGWGEKILVTGFSEPNPPSEDWRLRYLKRYGVEGKSIITDFSSTSSWQEARLVRRLMKDNGWSHVLVVSDPPHLRRLSWIYEAIVNGDMSFTLISSSPAWWIPHYWWKNSDAVSFALQELIKMIYYKFEYGV is encoded by the coding sequence GTGCGTAAATTTATTATTTGCGGTTTGCCAATGTCGATTATTATAACCCAAATAGTCTCTGTAGGCTTTTTGTCGCTATATGGCGAGTTTTTTTTTTCCGGTCCAGCAGGTATTCCACGGAAGTCTGAGTTAATTGTTGTACTTGGCGGTAATATGATGTTTGATCGATTAAAAAGGGGCGCCGAGTTATATCGTGAAGGCTGGGGCGAAAAAATATTGGTAACAGGATTTAGCGAACCTAATCCTCCATCTGAAGATTGGCGATTAAGATATTTAAAGCGCTACGGTGTTGAGGGAAAAAGTATAATTACGGATTTTTCGTCTACTTCGAGTTGGCAGGAAGCTCGCTTGGTTAGACGCTTAATGAAAGACAATGGCTGGTCTCATGTATTAGTTGTTAGTGATCCACCGCACTTACGTAGGCTATCTTGGATTTACGAAGCAATTGTTAATGGGGATATGAGTTTCACATTGATTTCTTCATCTCCGGCGTGGTGGATTCCACATTATTGGTGGAAAAACTCAGATGCGGTTTCGTTTGCTCTCCAAGAGCTTATCAAGATGATTTATTATAAATTCGAATACGGGGTGTAA
- a CDS encoding WecB/TagA/CpsF family glycosyltransferase, producing the protein MDVRASLLGISIPLASLQEITEKSVGAIAAGSEPLTFVCANPHSLVEAQKDLDFFRALKCADLIVADGVGVTVMARISNISIGPRITGADYFFSLMTSLNESGGGRVFFFGSSQHVLDLISQRFVKTFPSLELCGVLSPPFGLWSEDENQRMIEQINAAKPDVLWVGMTAPKQEKWVEANRTKLSASVIGSIGAVFDFFAGTYPRAPDWMCQLGIEFVYRLLKEPKRMWRRNFISTPHFISLVVKRHILDCENRA; encoded by the coding sequence ATGGATGTGAGAGCTTCCCTTTTAGGTATATCCATACCCCTGGCATCTTTGCAAGAAATTACTGAAAAGAGCGTTGGTGCTATAGCAGCAGGATCTGAGCCTCTAACATTTGTTTGCGCAAACCCTCACTCTCTTGTTGAAGCACAGAAGGATTTGGATTTCTTTCGGGCATTGAAGTGTGCAGATTTAATAGTGGCTGATGGTGTTGGGGTTACCGTGATGGCACGAATTTCGAATATTTCTATTGGTCCACGAATTACCGGGGCAGATTATTTTTTTTCATTGATGACGTCGCTTAACGAGAGTGGAGGTGGTAGGGTCTTCTTTTTTGGGTCTTCTCAGCATGTCCTTGATCTTATCTCACAGCGGTTTGTAAAAACGTTCCCATCGTTGGAGTTATGCGGAGTTCTATCTCCTCCATTTGGTTTGTGGTCCGAAGATGAGAATCAGAGAATGATTGAACAAATTAACGCGGCTAAACCCGATGTGCTTTGGGTTGGCATGACGGCGCCTAAACAAGAGAAATGGGTTGAAGCAAATCGCACGAAACTTAGCGCTTCAGTGATCGGTTCAATTGGTGCGGTTTTTGATTTTTTTGCTGGTACCTATCCAAGAGCGCCCGATTGGATGTGCCAACTAGGTATAGAGTTTGTATATCGGTTGCTGAAAGAGCCGAAGCGAATGTGGCGACGAAATTTTATTTCAACCCCCCACTTTATTTCACTGGTTGTAAAACGTCACATATTAGATTGTGAAAACCGTGCGTAA
- a CDS encoding glycosyltransferase family 4 protein — translation MKVLLAHNFYRSTAPSGEDSVYRSEKKLLERYAEVIPFEKFNDDIDDRTLSSKVRIAIDSVWSKHIYDELTKLIVAKKPDIAHFHNTFPQLSGSVYAACHDNGVPVVQTLHNFRSICANALLLRDGKPCLDCVNGNLVPALIHRCYRGSFAATAAQVMTIQSNRWRGAYVSGVDRYIALTNFAAEILIEGGLPRDRIEIKGNFVSRPSIKGAGDGNYVLFIGRLSEEKGVRILIEAWKYVRDVSLKIVGDGALMQELQSLAASVSDNIEFLGLRSHDEVLELLGHALVMVMPSIWYETFGMVAIESFSVGTPVLASAIGGLNEVVEDGITGLKFEPGNPKDLAEKLISLLNNRGGLVNLRKSTLAVFEEKYTAEKNIEDILMIYNKCMSLYNSSKL, via the coding sequence GTGAAAGTTCTATTGGCTCACAATTTTTATCGATCTACAGCTCCAAGCGGGGAAGATTCTGTTTATCGCAGTGAAAAAAAATTACTTGAACGTTATGCGGAAGTAATCCCGTTTGAAAAGTTTAATGATGATATAGATGATCGAACATTATCAAGTAAAGTTCGTATAGCCATAGATAGTGTTTGGTCTAAACATATTTATGATGAATTGACTAAACTGATCGTGGCGAAAAAGCCGGATATCGCACATTTTCATAATACATTCCCTCAATTATCCGGAAGTGTATATGCAGCTTGTCATGACAATGGGGTACCTGTAGTCCAAACGTTACATAATTTTCGATCTATTTGCGCTAATGCATTATTACTGAGAGATGGCAAACCGTGTCTCGATTGCGTTAATGGTAATCTGGTGCCTGCACTAATACACCGCTGTTATAGAGGCTCTTTTGCTGCGACAGCGGCTCAGGTAATGACAATTCAAAGCAATCGCTGGCGGGGAGCTTATGTGTCCGGCGTCGATCGATATATAGCGCTTACTAATTTTGCGGCTGAAATTCTCATTGAAGGTGGACTTCCACGAGATCGTATCGAAATTAAGGGTAATTTTGTATCGCGTCCGTCTATTAAGGGGGCCGGTGATGGTAATTATGTTTTATTTATTGGGCGGTTATCTGAGGAAAAGGGTGTCAGAATATTAATTGAAGCGTGGAAGTATGTTCGTGACGTCTCACTTAAGATTGTTGGGGATGGGGCATTGATGCAAGAGTTACAATCGTTGGCGGCGTCAGTGTCAGATAATATTGAGTTTTTAGGTTTGAGAAGCCACGATGAAGTCCTAGAACTACTTGGACATGCGTTAGTTATGGTAATGCCTTCTATATGGTACGAAACATTTGGCATGGTAGCTATTGAATCTTTTTCAGTCGGTACGCCAGTACTTGCTTCTGCTATTGGTGGATTAAACGAAGTAGTAGAGGATGGTATTACCGGATTAAAGTTTGAGCCGGGAAACCCCAAGGATTTAGCAGAAAAACTTATCTCCTTATTAAATAATCGGGGAGGTTTGGTTAACTTACGTAAATCTACCTTAGCAGTATTCGAGGAAAAATACACGGCGGAAAAAAATATTGAAGATATTTTAATGATTTATAATAAGTGTATGAGTCTTTATAATTCATCTAAGCTGTAG